The window CCAGACCGCGGCCGACATCTGGGAGTCGATCCTGCAGAGCCCGTCGGCCGACATCACCATCACCGTCAACGCGACCTTCGATCCCTTGACGTGTGGCCAGTCGAGCGCCGTGCTCGGATCGGCCGGACCGATCACCGTGCAACGGGACTTCGTCGGCGCCGAGTTCACGAATACCTGGTACCACGTCGCGCTGGCCAACAAGCGTTTCGGAGGCGACCTCGAGACCGGATCGTCGGACATCGTCGCGCGATTCAACTCGGCGATCGACGGCAACGACTCGTGTCTGAGCGGAACGAACTGGTACTACGGCCTCGACGGCAACGAGGGCACCGACACCGAACTGCTCCCGGTGGTCCTCCACGAGATCGGCCACGGCCTGGGCTTCAGCGAGTTCGTCGACGGCGACACGGGCGAACTCTTCCTCGGCCGGATCGACATCTTCAGCCGTTTCCTCTTCGACGAGACCGAGGGACTGTTCTGGAGCGAGATGAGCAACGCCCAGCGCGTGGCGTCGGCCCGGAACGACGGCGGCGTGGTGTGGGACGGCGACGCCTCGACCTTCCAGGCCGCCCAGGCACTCGACGGTCTGCCCGTTCTCGACATCAGTGCCCCGGCCTCGGTCGCGGGTGACGTCACGGAGATCGGGACGGCCTCGTTCGGACCTTCGGTCCAGGAGCAGTCGGCCAGTGGCACGATCGTCCTGATCGACGACGGTAGCGGTACCACCAGCGACGGGTGCTCGGCCGCGGTCAACGGCGGCGAGCTCGACGGCGCGATCGCGCTGATCGATCGCGGCAGTTGCACCTTCGTCAGCAAGGTGGAGAACGCCCAGTCGGCGGGGGCCGTGGGCGTGATCATCGCGAACAACGTCCCCGGCGACGGCCCCATCCAGATGGGCGGTGTCGATCCGGGGACGCTGACCGTTCCCACGATCAGCGTGTCCTTCGAGCAGGGCGAGAGCATCAAGAGCGCCCTGAGCGAGGGCGTGATCGCGACCATCGCTCCCGACCCGACACGTCTGGCGGGGGCCAGCCCCAGCACGGGCCGTCTGTTGGTCTACACTCCGGACCCCTTCCAGCCGGGTTCGTCGGTGTCGCACTGGGACGTGTCGGCCTCGCCGAACCTGCTCATGGAACCGGCGATCAACGGCAACCTGTCGAGCGATGTCGACCTCACACGCTTCCACTTCGAGGACATCGGCTGGTTCGACCAGCGGGCCACCGACGCTCCGTCCCGCGTCTCGACCCGCCTGCTGGGCAACACGCCGAACCCCTTCAATCCGGTGACGACGATCTCCTTCGACCTGGCGCGCGCGGGGCGGGTCGAGCTCGAGGTCTTCGATGCCTCCGGCCGGCGCGTGAAGTCACTGGTCGACGGCACGCGCTCGTCCGGACACCACGAGGTGCAGTGGAACGGGACCGACGACGGCGGTCGTGTCGTCGCTTCGGGTGTCTACCACTACCGCCTGCGGACCGACGGCGTCGAGCAGTCCCGACCGATGGTCCTGCTCAAGTAGGACTTCACGGGGTTCGGAACCTCGAACGGCCGTACCCGGAGTCCGGGTGCGGCCGTTCGTTCGGGATCAGGCGATGTCGGGCACGGCCCCGGTCGAGCGCGCGGCCTCCGCCCGCTCCGCCGCAGCCTCGCGCCGGGTGTGTTGTCTTCCGAGCCACACGGCCACGCCACCCCAGATCGCCGTCACCGGCAACGAGGCGAAGGCGATCGCGCCCACCGTCATGCCCAGCGTGTTGGCCATGAGCTGGTAGGCGACCGATCCGATCGCATCACCGCCGCGGTAGACGAAGGTGTCGATGAAGCTCTTGGCCTTGTAGCGCTCCTCGCGCGCGACGATCGTGAACAGGGTCTCGCGCGCGGGCCGCACGAGCGCGTAGTTCGCGGCCCGACGCACGATCTGGAACAGCACCACCACCAGGATCCCCGGAGCGACACCGAGGAAGCCGAAGCCGATCGCGGTGAGCACCGGCATGAGGACGAGCGCTGCCGACACCCCGAGGCGCCGCACGAATCGTCCGGTCACGAACAGCTGCAGCAGCAGAGTGCTGGCCTGGGTGGCTGCGTCGATCCACCCGAACGTGGCGGCCACCCGGTCACGGCTGTAGCCGAGGGCGTCGACGATCTCCGCCTGCTGGAAGTAGAGGATCGTCGAACAGTAGGGGTACAAGAGGAAGAACGAGCAGATCGCGAGCAGGAAGGGAGATCGAAAGGTCTGGCCCACGCCATTGAAGGCCCCGCCGAAGCGTCCACTCCAACTCGCCCGTTCCGCCTCG is drawn from Candidatus Krumholzibacteriia bacterium and contains these coding sequences:
- a CDS encoding MFS transporter, with the protein product MTETVLHRLAGVREHEARPTLLAFAYFFLLLGSYFVLRPLREEMGVAAGVRNLPNLFLFTLAATALVTPLFGWCVQRFARHRMMTVSYRFFALQLLVFYGSTFVVDGESDIWMGRVFYVWLSVFNMFVVSVFWAFVSDGFGARQSKRLYGFVAAGGTAGALLGSLLTAGLADVIGRAHLLLVAYVMLEAAILVMRRLHGAFERMRAQMTATDEASVAAEREAERASWSGRFGGAFNGVGQTFRSPFLLAICSFFLLYPYCSTILYFQQAEIVDALGYSRDRVAATFGWIDAATQASTLLLQLFVTGRFVRRLGVSAALVLMPVLTAIGFGFLGVAPGILVVVLFQIVRRAANYALVRPARETLFTIVAREERYKAKSFIDTFVYRGGDAIGSVAYQLMANTLGMTVGAIAFASLPVTAIWGGVAVWLGRQHTRREAAAERAEAARSTGAVPDIA
- a CDS encoding PA domain-containing protein: MRRRLTALGLAALLMASSPALALEIVIDNLDGAGEGFNDTTPVTPLGGNSGTTLGEQRLIVFQTAADIWESILQSPSADITITVNATFDPLTCGQSSAVLGSAGPITVQRDFVGAEFTNTWYHVALANKRFGGDLETGSSDIVARFNSAIDGNDSCLSGTNWYYGLDGNEGTDTELLPVVLHEIGHGLGFSEFVDGDTGELFLGRIDIFSRFLFDETEGLFWSEMSNAQRVASARNDGGVVWDGDASTFQAAQALDGLPVLDISAPASVAGDVTEIGTASFGPSVQEQSASGTIVLIDDGSGTTSDGCSAAVNGGELDGAIALIDRGSCTFVSKVENAQSAGAVGVIIANNVPGDGPIQMGGVDPGTLTVPTISVSFEQGESIKSALSEGVIATIAPDPTRLAGASPSTGRLLVYTPDPFQPGSSVSHWDVSASPNLLMEPAINGNLSSDVDLTRFHFEDIGWFDQRATDAPSRVSTRLLGNTPNPFNPVTTISFDLARAGRVELEVFDASGRRVKSLVDGTRSSGHHEVQWNGTDDGGRVVASGVYHYRLRTDGVEQSRPMVLLK